Within the Catalinimonas niigatensis genome, the region GTTGTAGGCATCACCTCATCCCCGTTATAGTTTCTTATCTGGCAGTAGACTTCCATTCTCCGTGCGTCTAACATCGGACAAAGTAATGCTTTATGGATATTGAATTTTTGTAAGCCCCAGGCCATAGCTTCCAGAGTATTCACTGCTATCAATGGAATATCCAGAGCAAAGCAAAGACCTTTGGCCGTTGAAGTGCCAATTCTGAGCCCGGTATATGAGCCGGGACCCATAGAAATAGCTATGGCACTCAGTTGGTCCTTATGTAGCTCACAGTATTGTAGCATATCCCTGATTAAAGAATGCAGAAGAGAAGAATGTGATTTGTCCAGATGAAATTCCTGTAAGGCAAGCAATTGTTGATCCCTGTGAAGGGCTACTGAGCATGTTTTAGTAGCAGTTTCCAGGCTCAGAATATAGCTCATAGTTATTTTTTTTTTAGCTTACTTCCGAAATGCTTTATTTTGGAGTGTTATCTTCTTGGCATATGGTATGTGGTTGCGCATATAGTTTTTGATTTTGTTTAACAGCATCCATAAAAACCTCATTTTTAAATGATAACACTCTAACACTATCGTACTACAACAGCATTAAAACGATTATGCAATTACAATGATAGAAGATATTTACGAGAAATTCCTGGAATGCGAACATGTTTCAACTGATACCCGCAAGATTGAAAAAGGCAGCTTATTTATCGCCCTGAAAGGAGATAAATTCAATGCTAATCAATTTGCTGCTGAGGCATTGGAAAAAGGTGCTCGCTACGCACTTATTGACGAGGCTCAATATCAACAAAACGAGCAGTACATTCTGGTGCCGGATACATTAAAAACACTTCAGGAATTAGCCCGCCATCATCGCAGGCAACTGGCTATTCCCGTTTTAGGAATCAATGGTACAAATGGAAAAACCACAACCAAAGAGCTGCTGAACCTGGTACTGAGTAAAAAGTACAAGACGCTGGCTACTCAGGGTAATCTGAACAACCATATTGGTGTGCCGCTCACGCTCCTTCAACTTCAACCTGAACATGAGCTTGCTATTATTGAACTGGGAGCCAACAGTATTGGTGAAATTATGACACTCTGCCAGATTGCTGAACCTACACATGGACTTACGACCAATATCGGCAAAGCGCATATGGAGGGTTTTGGAGGGTATGAGGGAGCCATAAGAGGAGAAAGTGAGCAGTATCATTATCACATCCAGACGAATGGTACAGTCTTTATCAATTCTCAAAATCCTATTCTTAGTAATATGGCCAAGCGTTTTGAACAACCTCTGTTTTATCCAGCTGCTGGCAACTATTTTCACTGTGAATTGATTAGTGCCGACCCTTTTATTGTGTATAAGCATGAGAATAGTCAGGAAGTACAGACAAAACTTATAGGGGCTTATAATTTTGAAAACATTGCTGCTGCTCTATGTATTGGTAAATACTTTGAAGTTCCTGATGAATTGGCGAATCAAGCGGTGAGCCTTTATCAGCCTGCCAACAAACGCTCTCAGTTGATTGAAAAAGGTAGCAATACTATTATCATGGATGCTTATAATGCCAATCCGGATTCTATGCAGGCCGCGATCAGAAACCTGGATAAGATGAAGGTAAAACATAAAGTAGCTATACTGGGAGATATGTTCGAACTCGGAGCAGACAGTCCTGCTGAACATCACGCTATAGGTAAGTTACTTGCTGAATGCCAGATAGATGAAGTTTTGCTTTGTGGAAATATGATGGCAGATGCTAAAGATGCATACCCCGCAGCCAGATATTTTCCAAAGAAGAAAGACCTGGCTACCTATCTGCAAACACAACATTATGATCAGTTTACCATTTTGCTCAAAGCCTCAAGAGGTATCGCATTAGAAACTTTATTAGATCATTTATGAATCTCCAACTTGTTTTTAGCTTTCTTGAAGAACTTGCCCAGAACAATAACAAAGAATGGATGGACGCCCATCGTAAGAGGTATGAGCAGGCCAAAGATGAGTTTAAGGACCTGGTAACACATTTACTGGGTGAGCTCTCAATCATTGATGAGGGATTGATGGGCTTAACGCCTAAAGATTGTATCTTCCGTGTTAATCGGGACATTCGTTTTTCCAAAGATAAGTCCCCTTACAAAAATAACTTTGGTACTCATATGTCGGAGGGTGGTAAAAAATCACCCAATGCGGGATATTATCTTCACTTACAACCTAATGGCGAGTCTTTTATAGGTGGAGGTATGTACCATCCTGACACTGATATACTATCAAAAGTAAGACAGGAAATAGATTACAATGCCTCAGAACTCAAGAAAATCGTATCGGAAGCAGATTTTACAAAGTACTATGGATCTATCCAGGGAGATCAATTGAAGAAAGCTCCCAAAGGTTATGAAGCGGATCATCCCAACATCGAGCTACTTAAACTGAAAGATTTTATTGTGATTCATAAATTGAGTGATGAAGAAGTAATGCATGAACATTTTAAGGACCGTGCCATTGCTATGTTCAAAGCAATGACGCCTTTTGTTCATTACCTTAACGTAGCGATTAGCTAAAAAAAACACCCTTACTTTTAAGCAAGGGTGTTTGTCCTATTAAAATTATCTATGCTTACTTAGCTGCGGCAAAACGTTTGCTCACTTCGTCCCAGTTTATTACATTCCAGAATGCAGAAATGTATTCAGGACGCTTATTCTGATAATTTAGATAATAAGCATGCTCCCATACATCCAGACCTAAGATAGGAGTACCTTTGGTCTCAGCAATTTCCATAGCAGGGTTATCCTGATTAGGGGTGGAAGTTACTTTAAGCATACCACTGTTATCTACTATTAACCAAGCCCAGCCTGATCCAAAACGGGTAGCTGCTGCATTATCAAACTCTTCTTTGAATTTGTCAAAAGAACCAAAAGCTTTATCTATGGCTTGAGCCAATTCGCCACTGGGTTTTCCTCCACCATTGGGAGACATAATTGTCCAGAAAAGAGAGTGATTATAATGCCCACCGCCATTGTTGCGGACTGCTGGCGAAAGGCTCCCAATACTTTTCATCAGCTCTTCCAAAGACATATTAGCCTGAGGAGTGCCTTCAATGGCTCCATTAAGTTTAGATACATAGGCTCCATGATGTTTGCCATGATGGATTTCCATAGTTTTGGCATCAATATGAGGTTGTAATGCATCAAAAGAGTAAGGTAAGTCAGGTAATTTGAATGCCATTGGTTTGTTTATTTAAGGTTTAAAAAAATATGAAAAAATCATTCGGAAATGATTTCATTACTGCAATTTATATAAACGACTATTCAAAATCATTGTTTCTCTATAAAACTTAGTTCTTACTTTTGTCGCTATCTACTGAAAACGTAAATTTTAAAAATTGTATTAAAGTGTCAGATAGAATTCGTCTTATCATCAAGGCCTCTTGGATAGGTATTGTAGGGAATGCAATACTTGCTATCATCAAGGTAATTATTGGGTTTGCTGCTCACAGTCAGGCAGTTATTGGAGATGGTATAGATACCCTGTCTGATGTAGCTACTTATGTCATTATTCTTTTTATGGCACGTATTAGCAAAAAACCACCCTCTGTCAAATACCCTTACGGATATCGCCGTGCCGAAACCATTGCCAGCAAATTTCTTTCATTCTTTATATTTTTTGCCGGAGCACAGCTTTTTTACACCAATGTACAAAATCTTTGGAGTAGCAGTCAGCGTGCGTTACCAGATTTGTTAGCAGTATATGTAACTGTATTTTCTATTCTCGGAAAGTTTTTACTGGCTTCCTGGCAGTTTAGGATAGGTAAGAAGACCAATAGCAGTATGCTCATTGCCAATGCCAAAAATATGCGTGCTGACATTATTCTATCATTTTCAGTACTTTTGGGAATAGCAGCTACTCTTTATTTAGAGATGCCCATCATAGATACCATACTTGCCATTGGCGTTAGTCTCTGGATACTTCGTATTGGTTTTAAAATATTTATGGAGTCCAATACAGAGCTAATGGATGGTGTAGATGATACTTCTGCTTATGAAAAAGTGTTTGAAGCAGCCGATGCGGTAAAAGGAGCCTACAACCCACATAGAGCACGTATCCGTAAGATGTCCAGTCTATACCTTATTGACCTGGACATTGAAGTAGATGCCCGTATGAGTGTTGCAGAATCACATCAAATTAGTGTCGCAGTAGAGAATGGGATCAAGGAACGGCTGGACAATGTATATGATATCATGATTCATATTGAACCCAAAGGAAATTATGAAGTAGATGAGAAGTTTGGCCTCAGTCGTGATAAGTTGTAGAAATGTCCTGGGAAACATTTTCATTTAAACATTAAATTTTATATCCTTCCCATCCATTGCTTTCAGGATTCAAGTTCCAATCCCAACGCTTCCAGGGTATGGAGGTCATCCTGCAATACGATCTGGGCTACATTATGGAATTTATACATCCATTGTTGCAGTTCATTAAAGGCTTTATCGCGACGAAT harbors:
- the tsaB gene encoding tRNA (adenosine(37)-N6)-threonylcarbamoyltransferase complex dimerization subunit type 1 TsaB, with protein sequence MSYILSLETATKTCSVALHRDQQLLALQEFHLDKSHSSLLHSLIRDMLQYCELHKDQLSAIAISMGPGSYTGLRIGTSTAKGLCFALDIPLIAVNTLEAMAWGLQKFNIHKALLCPMLDARRMEVYCQIRNYNGDEVMPTTPLVMAEDSFDVYLEKEKMWFFGDGSAKCRAMLEAHSQQAIFVDNIQPSAAWIGDLAWKKYQAAHFEDVAYFEPFYLKEFRATKPKEK
- a CDS encoding UDP-N-acetylmuramoyl-tripeptide--D-alanyl-D-alanine ligase, which gives rise to MIEDIYEKFLECEHVSTDTRKIEKGSLFIALKGDKFNANQFAAEALEKGARYALIDEAQYQQNEQYILVPDTLKTLQELARHHRRQLAIPVLGINGTNGKTTTKELLNLVLSKKYKTLATQGNLNNHIGVPLTLLQLQPEHELAIIELGANSIGEIMTLCQIAEPTHGLTTNIGKAHMEGFGGYEGAIRGESEQYHYHIQTNGTVFINSQNPILSNMAKRFEQPLFYPAAGNYFHCELISADPFIVYKHENSQEVQTKLIGAYNFENIAAALCIGKYFEVPDELANQAVSLYQPANKRSQLIEKGSNTIIMDAYNANPDSMQAAIRNLDKMKVKHKVAILGDMFELGADSPAEHHAIGKLLAECQIDEVLLCGNMMADAKDAYPAARYFPKKKDLATYLQTQHYDQFTILLKASRGIALETLLDHL
- a CDS encoding DUF2461 domain-containing protein; protein product: MNLQLVFSFLEELAQNNNKEWMDAHRKRYEQAKDEFKDLVTHLLGELSIIDEGLMGLTPKDCIFRVNRDIRFSKDKSPYKNNFGTHMSEGGKKSPNAGYYLHLQPNGESFIGGGMYHPDTDILSKVRQEIDYNASELKKIVSEADFTKYYGSIQGDQLKKAPKGYEADHPNIELLKLKDFIVIHKLSDEEVMHEHFKDRAIAMFKAMTPFVHYLNVAIS
- a CDS encoding superoxide dismutase — encoded protein: MAFKLPDLPYSFDALQPHIDAKTMEIHHGKHHGAYVSKLNGAIEGTPQANMSLEELMKSIGSLSPAVRNNGGGHYNHSLFWTIMSPNGGGKPSGELAQAIDKAFGSFDKFKEEFDNAAATRFGSGWAWLIVDNSGMLKVTSTPNQDNPAMEIAETKGTPILGLDVWEHAYYLNYQNKRPEYISAFWNVINWDEVSKRFAAAK
- a CDS encoding cation diffusion facilitator family transporter — protein: MSDRIRLIIKASWIGIVGNAILAIIKVIIGFAAHSQAVIGDGIDTLSDVATYVIILFMARISKKPPSVKYPYGYRRAETIASKFLSFFIFFAGAQLFYTNVQNLWSSSQRALPDLLAVYVTVFSILGKFLLASWQFRIGKKTNSSMLIANAKNMRADIILSFSVLLGIAATLYLEMPIIDTILAIGVSLWILRIGFKIFMESNTELMDGVDDTSAYEKVFEAADAVKGAYNPHRARIRKMSSLYLIDLDIEVDARMSVAESHQISVAVENGIKERLDNVYDIMIHIEPKGNYEVDEKFGLSRDKL